One window from the genome of Pseudalkalibacillus hwajinpoensis encodes:
- a CDS encoding methionine ABC transporter ATP-binding protein, with amino-acid sequence MIELKGINKTFFSKSGKVEAVKEVNLEVKKGEIFGVIGYSGAGKSTLIRMLNLLERPTDGTVTVAGNNLSSLKGKDLRAARQEIGMIFQHFNILWSRTVRDNIAFPLEISGFPKEKRMKRVDELINLVGLEGREGAYPSQLSGGQKQRVGIARALANNPKVLLCDEATSALDPKTTDSILELLTEINQKLGLTIVLITHEMHVIRKICHRVAVMENGRVVENGSVLEVFHHPQEEITKDFVNQLSEPEEMKESIAHLATSQDGKLVQFTFVKGKTGSPLVTELIRKFDVEVNIIQGKISHTQDGPYGKLSVFLKGEPAVVEKALNYVQAQGVKAEVITND; translated from the coding sequence GTGATTGAGCTTAAAGGCATTAATAAGACCTTCTTTTCGAAATCCGGGAAGGTGGAAGCCGTTAAGGAAGTTAACCTTGAAGTCAAAAAAGGCGAAATATTTGGTGTTATTGGCTATAGTGGTGCTGGGAAAAGTACGCTAATTCGAATGCTTAACCTTCTTGAGAGACCTACTGATGGGACAGTCACAGTGGCTGGTAATAATCTATCTTCTCTTAAGGGAAAAGATCTTCGTGCAGCAAGACAGGAAATCGGAATGATTTTCCAGCATTTTAATATTCTCTGGTCAAGAACGGTACGGGATAACATCGCGTTCCCTCTTGAAATATCAGGTTTTCCGAAAGAAAAGAGAATGAAGCGTGTTGATGAATTAATTAACCTTGTTGGACTCGAAGGTAGAGAAGGAGCTTATCCTTCACAACTAAGTGGTGGACAAAAGCAGCGAGTGGGTATTGCGAGAGCACTTGCTAACAATCCAAAGGTTTTGCTTTGTGATGAAGCTACTTCTGCTTTAGATCCTAAAACGACGGATAGCATTCTAGAACTTCTGACTGAAATTAATCAGAAGCTTGGCCTTACGATTGTCCTTATCACGCATGAAATGCACGTCATACGAAAAATTTGCCATCGTGTAGCCGTTATGGAGAATGGACGAGTAGTGGAGAATGGTTCTGTCCTTGAAGTTTTCCACCATCCGCAGGAAGAGATTACGAAAGACTTTGTTAATCAGCTAAGCGAGCCTGAAGAAATGAAGGAATCGATTGCACATCTGGCAACGAGTCAGGATGGAAAACTTGTTCAGTTTACCTTTGTGAAAGGAAAAACAGGTTCACCACTTGTGACAGAGTTGATTCGTAAATTTGATGTAGAAGTCAACATTATTCAAGGGAAGATTTCTCATACACAGGATGGTCCTTATGGAAAACTTTCTGTGTTCCTTAAAGGGGAACCAGCTGTGGTAGAAAAGGCCTTGAATTATGTGCAAGCCCAAGGTGTTAAAGCGGAGGTGATTACGAATGACTGA
- a CDS encoding methionine ABC transporter permease, with the protein MTESLFPNVRWESMWEATLQTAYMTAISVLATFILGILLGLLLFLTGRGNIWENKFVNSIIAGVVNLFRSIPFIILIILLIPLSVYIIGTMLGANAALPALIAGAAPFYARMVEIALREVDKGVIEASQSMGASNGSIIFKVLLPEAMPALISGITVTAIALVSYTAMAGVVGAGGLGNLAYLEGFQRNNPDVTLVATVLILVIVAILQVCGDVATRVIDKR; encoded by the coding sequence ATGACTGAATCGTTATTTCCTAACGTCAGGTGGGAATCTATGTGGGAAGCCACTCTACAAACAGCGTACATGACGGCAATTTCGGTGCTGGCAACGTTTATTCTCGGAATCCTCCTTGGATTATTGTTGTTTCTAACAGGTAGAGGGAACATATGGGAAAACAAATTTGTGAATAGTATTATTGCCGGAGTCGTGAACTTATTTCGCTCCATACCATTTATCATTTTGATTATCTTGCTGATCCCTCTTTCGGTTTACATTATAGGGACGATGCTAGGTGCTAATGCTGCCCTTCCAGCCCTTATTGCAGGAGCGGCGCCATTTTATGCGAGAATGGTTGAAATTGCTTTACGTGAAGTGGATAAAGGGGTCATTGAAGCTTCTCAGTCAATGGGAGCATCCAATGGTTCGATTATTTTTAAAGTGCTTCTACCAGAAGCAATGCCAGCCCTTATTTCAGGAATCACTGTGACGGCGATAGCTCTTGTAAGCTATACCGCTATGGCTGGTGTCGTAGGCGCAGGGGGTCTCGGAAACCTCGCTTATCTTGAAGGTTTCCAACGGAACAATCCTGACGTGACACTTGTTGCAACAGTATTGATATTAGTAATTGTTGCGATTCTTCAGGTTTGTGGAGACGTTGCAACACGAGTAATAGATAAAAGATAA
- a CDS encoding MetQ/NlpA family ABC transporter substrate-binding protein has product MKKFLSLIAVLALAVLAACGNNGGNSEGSGEGEDSKKIVVGASNIPHAEILEEAKPMLEEKGIELEIKTFQDYILPNKTLANGELDANYFQTIPYMDLQMEENDNYDFVNAGGIHIEPIGVYSQDYKSLDELPDGAQIIMSNSVSDHGRMLSLLEAQGLITLKEGVKASDATVEDIAENPKNIDFKTDVEASLLPQIYQQGEGDAVMINTNYAIDAGLNPQEDAIALENSDSPYVNVITVNKGDEDNEAIQALVEVLHSDEIQSFIEEEYDGAVVPVDK; this is encoded by the coding sequence TTGAAAAAGTTTTTATCACTAATAGCAGTTCTTGCTCTTGCAGTTCTTGCTGCATGTGGCAACAATGGTGGAAACAGCGAAGGTTCTGGTGAAGGTGAAGATTCGAAGAAAATCGTAGTAGGTGCATCAAACATTCCCCATGCTGAAATTCTTGAAGAAGCTAAGCCGATGTTAGAGGAAAAAGGAATAGAGCTTGAAATTAAAACATTCCAGGATTACATTCTACCTAATAAGACGCTTGCAAATGGTGAATTAGATGCAAACTACTTCCAAACAATACCTTATATGGACTTGCAAATGGAAGAAAACGATAATTATGACTTCGTGAACGCTGGAGGCATTCATATCGAGCCAATCGGTGTTTACTCTCAGGATTACAAGAGCTTAGATGAGCTTCCTGATGGTGCTCAAATCATAATGAGTAACTCTGTTTCTGACCATGGACGTATGCTTTCATTACTTGAAGCACAGGGCCTTATCACATTAAAAGAAGGTGTAAAGGCTTCAGATGCAACAGTTGAAGATATTGCTGAAAACCCTAAGAATATTGATTTCAAAACAGATGTTGAGGCTTCACTGCTTCCACAGATTTACCAGCAAGGTGAAGGTGATGCAGTGATGATCAATACAAACTATGCGATTGATGCAGGACTTAATCCTCAAGAGGATGCCATTGCACTTGAAAATTCAGACTCACCATATGTGAATGTGATTACAGTAAACAAAGGTGACGAAGACAATGAAGCGATCCAGGCGTTAGTAGAAGTTCTTCATTCTGATGAAATTCAAAGCTTTATTGAAGAAGAATACGATGGCGCTGTTGTACCAGTAGACAAATAA
- a CDS encoding L-lactate dehydrogenase — protein MMYEGKTTRVALIGTGFVGTSYAFSLLNQELVNELVLIDVNKEKAEGEARDLNHGLPFGAPMKIWAGDYPDCKDADIVVIAAGANQAPGETRLDLIDKNTAIFKTIVSSVMGSGFDGIFIVATNPVDVLTYATWKFSGLPKERVIGSGTILDTARFRYLLSDYFNVDSRNVHGYILGEHGDTELPVWSHATIGSRPIMSLIKDKPEAKEDLDALFVNVRDAAYHIINRKGATYYGIAMGLVRLTRAIIRNENSILTISTLLEGEYGLDDLYIGVPAIVNNNGIREIIELDLDQTELDQLHHSAKTLKEAMKPVFQH, from the coding sequence ATGATGTATGAAGGAAAAACAACGCGCGTAGCATTAATTGGCACTGGATTTGTAGGGACAAGCTATGCCTTCTCGTTATTGAATCAAGAACTAGTAAACGAACTTGTACTTATCGATGTAAATAAAGAAAAAGCGGAAGGGGAAGCAAGAGACTTAAATCACGGTCTTCCTTTTGGCGCTCCAATGAAAATTTGGGCTGGGGACTATCCCGATTGCAAAGACGCAGATATTGTCGTTATCGCAGCGGGTGCAAATCAAGCACCAGGTGAAACACGCTTAGACCTTATTGATAAAAACACAGCGATCTTTAAAACAATCGTTTCAAGCGTTATGGGAAGCGGATTTGATGGTATTTTTATCGTTGCAACGAATCCTGTAGACGTGCTTACTTATGCGACATGGAAGTTCTCAGGCTTGCCTAAAGAACGGGTTATCGGCTCAGGTACGATTCTCGATACAGCTCGATTCCGTTATTTACTGAGTGACTATTTTAATGTAGATTCTAGAAATGTACATGGTTATATTCTTGGAGAACATGGTGATACCGAACTTCCTGTCTGGAGTCATGCTACAATCGGTAGTCGACCAATCATGTCTCTTATTAAAGATAAACCAGAGGCTAAAGAAGATCTTGATGCGCTTTTCGTCAATGTTCGCGATGCGGCTTATCATATCATTAATCGTAAGGGAGCAACATACTACGGTATCGCAATGGGGCTCGTACGGTTAACAAGAGCGATTATTCGAAATGAAAACTCTATTCTTACCATCTCTACGTTACTTGAAGGCGAGTATGGTTTAGATGATTTGTATATCGGCGTTCCCGCAATTGTGAACAACAACGGCATTCGTGAAATTATTGAACTTGACCTTGATCAAACCGAGCTAGATCAATTGCACCATTCTGCAAAAACGTTAAAAGAAGCGATGAAGCCAGTTTTCCAACATTAA
- a CDS encoding carboxymuconolactone decarboxylase family protein, with the protein MFTEKMPQLAKKYSAFTEACFKDGEVSQKEKQMIALGISIFSQDEYCIIYHTKGCLDQGCSEQEILETVGVTAAFGGGAAMSQAVTLVQECMKDLNQPKH; encoded by the coding sequence ATGTTTACAGAGAAAATGCCGCAGTTAGCTAAGAAGTATTCGGCATTTACTGAAGCGTGTTTTAAAGATGGGGAAGTGAGTCAAAAGGAGAAACAAATGATTGCGCTCGGAATATCTATTTTTTCACAAGATGAATATTGCATTATCTACCATACGAAAGGATGTCTTGACCAAGGATGTTCTGAACAAGAAATACTTGAAACGGTAGGAGTGACAGCTGCATTTGGTGGTGGCGCAGCGATGAGCCAAGCCGTTACTCTCGTACAGGAGTGTATGAAGGATTTGAACCAACCGAAGCATTAA
- the sufC gene encoding Fe-S cluster assembly ATPase SufC, translated as MAASTLKIENLHVSIEGKEIIKGLNLEINGGEIHAVMGPNGTGKSTLASAIMGHPKYEITEGSVFLDNEDVLEMEVDERAKAGLFLAMQYPSEVSGVTNADFLRSAINARREEGDEISLMKFIKKLDGKMAELDMGEEFAQRYLNEGFSGGEKKRNEILQLMMLEPKIAVLDEIDSGLDIDALKVVSKGVNAMRNESFGCLIITHYQRLLNYITPDKVHVMMQGRIVKSGGAELAQRLEEEGYDWIKEELGIKDETVGQEA; from the coding sequence ATGGCAGCATCAACTCTAAAGATTGAGAATCTTCATGTTTCCATTGAGGGAAAAGAGATTATCAAAGGATTGAACCTTGAAATAAATGGTGGAGAAATTCACGCAGTAATGGGGCCGAACGGTACAGGTAAATCTACCCTTGCTTCAGCAATTATGGGCCATCCGAAATACGAAATCACTGAAGGCAGTGTCTTCCTTGATAATGAAGATGTACTTGAAATGGAAGTTGATGAGCGTGCAAAAGCTGGACTCTTCCTTGCAATGCAGTATCCAAGTGAAGTAAGTGGCGTAACAAACGCTGATTTCCTTCGTTCTGCAATCAATGCTCGTCGCGAAGAAGGCGATGAAATTTCTCTAATGAAATTCATCAAAAAGCTAGACGGTAAAATGGCTGAACTTGATATGGGTGAAGAATTTGCACAGCGTTACCTTAACGAAGGTTTCTCTGGTGGTGAAAAGAAACGTAACGAAATTCTTCAGCTTATGATGCTTGAACCAAAAATCGCTGTTCTGGATGAAATTGACTCCGGTCTAGATATCGATGCGCTTAAAGTTGTTTCTAAAGGTGTTAATGCTATGCGCAATGAGAGCTTCGGTTGCTTAATTATCACTCACTATCAGCGTCTATTGAACTACATTACACCTGACAAAGTACACGTTATGATGCAGGGTCGTATTGTGAAATCTGGCGGCGCAGAACTAGCACAGCGTCTTGAAGAAGAAGGTTATGATTGGATTAAAGAAGAACTCGGTATTAAAGACGAAACAGTTGGTCAAGAAGCGTAA